The following is a genomic window from Pedobacter sp. MC2016-14.
GCTCGTTCGTCTCTTTATTTCCTGCTTCAGGAATATTGCGATCATGTCCACATTTGTGGAATCGCAAAATCTGTAAGTGAAGCCAGAGCACTGCTGGCTTTACATGATATAAATCTTATTTTTTTGGACATTGCTATGCCAATTGAAAATGGATTTGAGCTTATCCCAGACTTAAAAGACTTGAATGTTCAGGTAATTTTTACAACTGCATATGATGAGTATGCACTAAAAGCAATTAAAGCAAATGCCGCCGACTATTTGCTTAAACCTATTGATATTGATGAATTGAAAGCAGCTGTTGATAAAGCATTTAGATACATCTCTCTGGATAAGAATTCTGCAGCAGATCTTACTAAGACAGAGAAAATGTCAATTAGTTTTGCAGAAAAAGCTGAAGTTAAGAAATTAACCTTACCCAGTGCTCATGGCTCTATACTAGTAGACATTGATGAGATCACGCACATTACCGCTGACAGCAATTACTCTATTTTTCACTTATCTAAAGGTGAAAAAATTACAGTTTCCAGAGTTTTGAAAGATTATGAAGAAATTTTACCCAGCCATCAATTTACACGGATTCACAAATCCAGTATTATAAATCTTAATTACCTTAAAGAATATAATTCTAAAAACGGACTTGAAGTAGTTCTTTTTAATGGTGATAGAATTGCGGTATCCAGACGCCGTAGCAGTGATTTTATGGAGAAAGTTAAAATTTACACCCAAGTAAAAAGTGATAAATAGATACAGAAATTTAATTACTCGAATACTTATCATAATCTGTCTAATAACAGGTAGCAAGGAAGCACGTACACAAACCACCTATATCAATCATTACACCACCAAAGAGGGGCTTTCCGGAAACAATTGCTTTTTTACAATACAAGATACTAAAGGCTACATTTGGATAGGTACGGATGCTGGAGTAAGTAGATTTGACGGTAGGCGATTTGAAAATTTTTCTATTGACGAAGGTCTTTCAGATAGTCAAATTATTCAGATAAAAGAGGATCGTAAAGGAAAGATTTGGTTTTTATCATTAAGCGGGGATCTTAGTTATTATTTTAACGGAAAAATCTTCAATCAAAGTAACGACACTCTACTTAAATTTCTGAAATTTAATGCTATTATAGTTTCTTTTCTAGAAGATAGCCGAGGACGTTTATGGTTTGGAACCAATAAAAACGTCTTATTTATGTGGGATGCCAAGCGGCTCACTAAGTATGCGGCCACGAGTACTTCTCCCCAATTAACGAATTCATATCTTCATGAAGATGAAGGAGGGAAAATATGGGCATTTAATAATTTATCTGTTAATATTTATACAGGTGCAGCATTTAAAACCGTTCCAAATACTCCATTGCCCATTTCTATTAAAATGATGAAGGGCACTGCTAAGGGGAAATTGATTTATTTGAGCACAGACGGTCTTGTTCTAAAGTCCGGTACTGTAAACAAAATACTCTTTAAGGTTCCTTCAAAACTTCTTGACAATGAACCAGGGTATTTTCACACTGATGGAAACGAACTCTGGATCAGTAACAAGTCTGGTGTTTACAAAATAAACAGCAATGGAAATGTGGAGCATTATTTAAAAGGAAAGCCCACAAGCCAGATTGTAAAAGACAATAGGGAAAATATGTGGTTTACAACTCTAAATGGCATTTATATGCTTCCTAAAACGGAGAACCGCATGTATCTGATAGATGCGTCGTCAGGATTAAAGTGTAATGCAATAAAAAGTGTTGTTAAGGACAGAAAGAACAGGCTATGGCTGGGGATGGATAATGGAGACATTAATGTACTGGATAGCAATAAAAAGAAAAAAGAGATTATATTATCAAACAAAAATAAGTACAACCGAATCAAAGAATTAGTTGTAGATACACTTCATCAAGCACTATATTTCGCGTCCGATTTTGGACTGGGGATGATTTCAGACATATATTCAGGTAAACCAGACATTACTTACCTAAATGAAATTCATGGTTCAAAATTCGTAATTAAGAACTTCAGCGTAAACAAAAACAAGAACCTCGCTATAGCGATGTCATCTGGAGTTATGGTTCTAAGAGATGCGATAAATCCCCTCAATTTCAGCTTGTCTACTTCCGGACCTACGCAAGACTATTTGGAAAACCGGGCATATACTACGTTTTTTGACCGTAAGGGTAGTCTTTGGTTTTCTAATATTCATGGATTGCATCAGTTTCAAAAAGGAAATCTTATCTCCTATTATAAAAAAAACACGCTATTTACGAAAAGGATCAATGACATAAAAGAACTGAATGATGGCACCCTTATCTTGGCTACAGATGGCTATGGAATTATATTTATTAAAGAAAATAGAATTATTGCGCAGTTAACTCAGAAAAACGGGCTGGCAAATAACATATGTAAAAAGATTTTTGTTAAAAATGATGTGATCTGGGTAATCACAAATAATGGAATAAACCGCATAAGAAACAATGGAGATCAAAAAACTATTGAGGCTTTTGAGTATACAAATGTACTATTAAAAACGGACGTTAACGATCTGTACATTGACAGTGACACAGCCTGGTTTGCCACCAACCAAGGGCTTGTATATTTTTACAATAAGAAAGCAAATCAACTTAATGAGCTACCTAAAGTTTGGATTTCATCTATTGTAGCCAATGATCAGATTTTCGAACTTAACGATCCAAATATTTTATTACAGCCAAGTTTTAATACCATTGCGTTTCGGTACAATGCGATTGATTTCCAGAATCAGGAAATGACATTCAGGTATAGACTAAAAGCCAATGCCAGCTGGACAATTACAAAAAACAGGCGTATTGA
Proteins encoded in this region:
- a CDS encoding two-component regulator propeller domain-containing protein: MINRYRNLITRILIIICLITGSKEARTQTTYINHYTTKEGLSGNNCFFTIQDTKGYIWIGTDAGVSRFDGRRFENFSIDEGLSDSQIIQIKEDRKGKIWFLSLSGDLSYYFNGKIFNQSNDTLLKFLKFNAIIVSFLEDSRGRLWFGTNKNVLFMWDAKRLTKYAATSTSPQLTNSYLHEDEGGKIWAFNNLSVNIYTGAAFKTVPNTPLPISIKMMKGTAKGKLIYLSTDGLVLKSGTVNKILFKVPSKLLDNEPGYFHTDGNELWISNKSGVYKINSNGNVEHYLKGKPTSQIVKDNRENMWFTTLNGIYMLPKTENRMYLIDASSGLKCNAIKSVVKDRKNRLWLGMDNGDINVLDSNKKKKEIILSNKNKYNRIKELVVDTLHQALYFASDFGLGMISDIYSGKPDITYLNEIHGSKFVIKNFSVNKNKNLAIAMSSGVMVLRDAINPLNFSLSTSGPTQDYLENRAYTTFFDRKGSLWFSNIHGLHQFQKGNLISYYKKNTLFTKRINDIKELNDGTLILATDGYGIIFIKENRIIAQLTQKNGLANNICKKIFVKNDVIWVITNNGINRIRNNGDQKTIEAFEYTNVLLKTDVNDLYIDSDTAWFATNQGLVYFYNKKANQLNELPKVWISSIVANDQIFELNDPNILLQPSFNTIAFRYNAIDFQNQEMTFRYRLKANASWTITKNRRIEFSSLAPGQYKFELSAKSANSKWSTPQSVSFELQGYFWQRLWFLALLFLIIGIILIRVATIVTKNKKNKEQEKLLLKNKILMLEQRALQAMMNPHFIFNVMNSIQHYINTKDTSSANKVLTGFARLVRKNLEICTKSFITLEEEIEYLTLYLSLEKKRFGDKLEYSFKIDEAIDVEETLIPSMLLQPFVENAIWHGIMPKENGGTVTVEITIENKNYLLIQIMDNGIGISNSLSAKKNTHKSKGMSLTQERINLLNQIELNPIEISINQSGESGTIVSIHIPAE
- a CDS encoding LytTR family DNA-binding domain-containing protein, whose product is MFVLNAIIVDDEEFARSSLYFLLQEYCDHVHICGIAKSVSEARALLALHDINLIFLDIAMPIENGFELIPDLKDLNVQVIFTTAYDEYALKAIKANAADYLLKPIDIDELKAAVDKAFRYISLDKNSAADLTKTEKMSISFAEKAEVKKLTLPSAHGSILVDIDEITHITADSNYSIFHLSKGEKITVSRVLKDYEEILPSHQFTRIHKSSIINLNYLKEYNSKNGLEVVLFNGDRIAVSRRRSSDFMEKVKIYTQVKSDK